The Clostridium beijerinckii genomic sequence GTATTCTTTAATCATTCGTGTAAATTCAGATTCCTCAAATTTATCATTTGTAGGAGGGTAATGAAGCATAACAATTATCTTTTCAAATCCACTATTTTTCGCAGCATCTAACGAAAGTTTCAACCTTATTTGTTCTCTGGTATATATTTTTTCATCTTTGCTAGTATATTTATCCCCTCCTGGGCACATCCATCCTCTAGTCCCACATATAGCATAATCTTCATAAGTATAAAAATTATTTTGGAGAAACTTAGTATTTTCATACATCTTATTTAATTTCGATATGCTCCCCCACCAATAATCATGGTTTCCTTTGCTTATAATCTTTTTACCTGGTAATTCATTTATCCAGTCCAAATCATATTTACTATCATTCTCTTTTAAAGACCAAGATATATCTCCAGCTATAAGCACCATATCTTTTTCAGTTATTTTTTTAAGCCAATTTTCTTTTATTTTATCAGAATGCGCTTTCCACTTATCTCCAAAAATGTCCATTGGCTTTTCAACATTAAAACCTAAGTGTAAATCTGAAATAGTATAAAGTGCCATTTTCTCACCTTCCGTGTTTCTTCTGTCTATAATCTCTTCTTATCCAAATCAGTAAGAAAAGCAATTACATGAGCTACTGCTTCATATAATTCCGTAGGAATTTCATCTCCAACATCTACATTACACAATAAATCAGTTAGCTCTTTATTGTATACTATTGGTACTTCGTTTTGCGTTGCTTTTTCTATTATTTTATCTGCAATATGCCCCATCCCAGCTGCTGTAACTACTGGTGCATCGCTATTAAATTCATACTTTAATGCTGCGGCTTTCTTCCTCTGATTCATACTCCTGTACACTCCTAACCAATATTTTCAATAGTGCCAAAATGTACAATTAAAGCTAAAATTCCTTACGATCTAAAAGCATTATAATTAAGACTCCTTTATTGCACATTAACTGCGTATTTTAAATGAATACACTAATTATTATACCTTAATATCGATAGCAGAAATAGTTAAATCGTTAAAGAAATTTCTACAACTTACTAAGTCCACAGGCTTTTCTTTCATGGATACACTTATATTAACAAACAACCCAAGTGTTGATAACCCATCTGCTAATTTAGATTTATTATTGTTTAAAATAGATGCAAAATGACTTTCACATTTTAAATTTACATCAATTCTGTTATCTCTTAATGTCAAATATCCATCGACCTCTCCTAAATTAGCTGTTTTAACACTAACAACCATTTTAGCATTAGTCTTATCTATTTTTTTACCATCTTTTCTATTATCCTTTATTATTAGTTTACATGGATATTCTTGGCTATTTGCATTTATAGGAATATTTAAATAATAATACTCATTGCTTACGGAATTGAATACCTTAATATCATTTATATTATTTTTTATTAAATCCATTATTTTTTCATATCCTGCATCCTTTAAATCCACATGTGCTATTAAGTTCTTAACTATATCCCTTACTCCATCTATCTTGAATTTCATATCAGCTTTTATAGCTTCTTTGCTATCTAAATTACTTCTTAATAGTAAATCCTCATTTTTTAGATCAGCAAAGTTTTCCTTAAATGATGTTGACAATTCCTTAGGCTGTATATTTCCACCTTTATCATTAGATACTGTTTCTTCATAGTGATCTTTTCCTTCAATTCTATTATTCAATAATTTATTGAATTCTTTATATTCACTATCAGTAAGTTTAACTTCCCTGCCTTCAATATTACTTAATAATATTTCTAATTTATTTTTATTTGATGATTCTATAAGACTTTGTGCTTGTGTCTTGGGTTCACTATCAGTTGTGATACTATTACCCATTGTTTCCTTTATTAGCTCAACTATTTCTTTATTATTTAATTTTTCAACTAACGAAGGTGAAAGATTTACTTTTTGAGTATTTAAGTTATTTTTCTCATTATCAGCAAACTTTTGAGCTATATTTAATTCACTATCTTCACTTCCTGCTAATGTTTTTAATACATCCAGAACATTTATTTTCCTATTTGAAGGATCATTCTCATTATACAACTTCGATGCTATTGCTTTAGTTGTATCTGTAGTATTCTTCATCAAGTCAATTTCTCTATCTATTGTTTTATTTTTAACTACAGTCTCAAGGTTATTATTTGGTGATTCTATAAAATTTAATGACTCATTCATCTTTTTTAATATTTGCTCTATTGATGAATTTCCTTTAAACAACTTGTTAAAACTATCTATACTTTCTTCCGAAAAATCCAAATTATTTTCTATAAATGTAAGTATATCGTCTTGTGACATATTCTTAAATTCATTCAGGAACTTGGTAAGCATCTCTTTAGCAGCTTGACCTTCCTCACTATTTCCAGATATATTTTTACTTTGAAGATATGTTTGAATAAATGCATCTATTTCCTTTGGATTTGAACTTATCTTTCCATTAAATTGAATTAATCCTTTAATTAAATTAATATTATCTCTAGTTAGAGGAAGATTACGCTTAACCATCTGTTTTAAAATATCAATATCTTCCTTTGAAAGGCCTTCTTTATCGATTATTTCCTGAAAGCTTTCATCACCAGTTGATTTTTCATCTACAGAATCTTCTACTAGTTTTAATTTTAACTTCCCATTTTCAAATCCGTTTACTTGGAACTTAACTAACTTAAGATCATCCAAATTGATATTTCCCTCAAGCTCAGCAATAAATTGCCATCCATCTGATAACTTGACTGTAATATCTTTTCCATCTCCCTTTGCAACTACTCTTCCTGTAAAGCGTTCCCCTACTTCAAAAGTTAACTTGCTAGAAATTTTTTTTGTATTTATATTATATCCATTATTTATATTCCAAATTCCTGGCATATTATCTTCTCCCCTACTAATTTCATTCGTACTTTCCCGATCACTCTATTATACTTATCGTATGAACATAGCATAAGTTAACTAAAAAATTAAATGTTATTAATTACAATTTAGATATTCAGCATGATTAATCTATTATAATATTATCCGAGTACACACCTATTCGATATAACATTATAGCATTTATACTTGCAAATTTTAAGGTTATAAAAAATAAGGTGAAGCTTCCGTTTTAAAGAACCCTCACCTCTATCATTATCTTATTAAATTCACTTAATAATTTATTTGTATTCTTTAACTTCTTCTTCTCCGTTAAGTACTCTAATTACGCCTTGTGCTAAAGCAAGCATTTCATCTTCACCTGGATAGATCACCATAGGTGCTATAAAGCCTACTCGTTCTCTTATTAGATTAACCATAGGCTTTCCATATGCCATTCCCCCAGTTAAAATTATAGCGTCAACATTACCGTTAAGTACTGTTGCTGCCGCACCTATCTCCTTTGAAACTTGATATCCCATAGCATCATGTACCATCTTAGCCTTTGGATCTCCATCTAGTGCAGCACTTTCTACAACCCTAGCATCGTTTGTGTCAAGATAAGCTACAAATCCACCTTTTCCTGTTATTTTCTTTAAGATTTCTTCCAATGTATACTTTCCGCTAAAACACATTCTAGCCAAATCGCCTGATGGAACTCCACCACTTCTTTCTGGGGAGAAAGCTCCTTCACCATCAAGTGCATTATTAACATCCACTATTTTTCCTTTTTTATGTGCACCTACAGAAACACCGCCACCCATGTGTGCTACAATAACATTTATATCTTCATAATTTTTAGAGTTTTCTCTAGCGTATCTTTTAGCTACTGCCTTTTGATTTAGCGCATGAAAAATACTCTTCCTAGGAAGCTCTGGAACACCTGACAATCTGGCTATTTCTTCCATTTCATCTACTACTACTGGATCTACTATGAATGCAGATTTGCCAATAGATTTAGAAATTTCATTTGCTATTATAGCACCTAGATTAGATGCATGCTCTCCTTTAATACTTTCCTTTAAATCCTTCAACATGTTATCATTTACATTATATGTGCCACTTAGGATTGGTTTTAAAA encodes the following:
- a CDS encoding metallophosphoesterase, with amino-acid sequence MALYTISDLHLGFNVEKPMDIFGDKWKAHSDKIKENWLKKITEKDMVLIAGDISWSLKENDSKYDLDWINELPGKKIISKGNHDYWWGSISKLNKMYENTKFLQNNFYTYEDYAICGTRGWMCPGGDKYTSKDEKIYTREQIRLKLSLDAAKNSGFEKIIVMLHYPPTNDKFEESEFTRMIKEYSVEKVIYGHLHGPVLLGKVLNGYLDGVEYILTSADYLNFDPKKIL
- a CDS encoding EscU/YscU/HrcU family type III secretion system export apparatus switch protein yields the protein MNQRKKAAALKYEFNSDAPVVTAAGMGHIADKIIEKATQNEVPIVYNKELTDLLCNVDVGDEIPTELYEAVAHVIAFLTDLDKKRL
- a CDS encoding flagellar hook-length control protein FliK, with product MPGIWNINNGYNINTKKISSKLTFEVGERFTGRVVAKGDGKDITVKLSDGWQFIAELEGNINLDDLKLVKFQVNGFENGKLKLKLVEDSVDEKSTGDESFQEIIDKEGLSKEDIDILKQMVKRNLPLTRDNINLIKGLIQFNGKISSNPKEIDAFIQTYLQSKNISGNSEEGQAAKEMLTKFLNEFKNMSQDDILTFIENNLDFSEESIDSFNKLFKGNSSIEQILKKMNESLNFIESPNNNLETVVKNKTIDREIDLMKNTTDTTKAIASKLYNENDPSNRKINVLDVLKTLAGSEDSELNIAQKFADNEKNNLNTQKVNLSPSLVEKLNNKEIVELIKETMGNSITTDSEPKTQAQSLIESSNKNKLEILLSNIEGREVKLTDSEYKEFNKLLNNRIEGKDHYEETVSNDKGGNIQPKELSTSFKENFADLKNEDLLLRSNLDSKEAIKADMKFKIDGVRDIVKNLIAHVDLKDAGYEKIMDLIKNNINDIKVFNSVSNEYYYLNIPINANSQEYPCKLIIKDNRKDGKKIDKTNAKMVVSVKTANLGEVDGYLTLRDNRIDVNLKCESHFASILNNNKSKLADGLSTLGLFVNISVSMKEKPVDLVSCRNFFNDLTISAIDIKV
- the buk gene encoding butyrate kinase; this encodes MSYKLLIINPGSTSTKISVFEDEKEVFGETIRHSSEEIGEFKHISDQQNFRTEVILKILKDNKIDIKELDAVVGRGGLLKPILSGTYNVNDNMLKDLKESIKGEHASNLGAIIANEISKSIGKSAFIVDPVVVDEMEEIARLSGVPELPRKSIFHALNQKAVAKRYARENSKNYEDINVIVAHMGGGVSVGAHKKGKIVDVNNALDGEGAFSPERSGGVPSGDLARMCFSGKYTLEEILKKITGKGGFVAYLDTNDARVVESAALDGDPKAKMVHDAMGYQVSKEIGAAATVLNGNVDAIILTGGMAYGKPMVNLIRERVGFIAPMVIYPGEDEMLALAQGVIRVLNGEEEVKEYK